A stretch of Nitrospirota bacterium DNA encodes these proteins:
- a CDS encoding MBL fold metallo-hydrolase, with amino-acid sequence MAGNRITILHDSFGKRTDLRKDWGFAALVEFEGKRILFDTGNNARTFAENTEALGIDLGKLDLVAISHRHGDHTSGLNHLLKLNPAVRIYTPDELYGVFGSSLPGVFYPRCHALPAYMQYYDGRPPETIRHGTPWPDAQFTWVKETTEIAANVWLVAVVSDVPGTREMRELSLALRTPRGLVLIAGCSHPGIEKILAASRSIEDRVHCIFGGLHLVLTKEPEIRRIAQALRDEWRVETIAPGHCTGEPGFVALTETFGDKYMYAGLGDSLDLP; translated from the coding sequence ATGGCGGGCAATCGCATAACTATCCTCCACGACTCATTCGGCAAGCGAACCGACTTGAGGAAGGATTGGGGATTCGCGGCGCTCGTCGAGTTCGAGGGAAAGCGCATTCTGTTCGACACCGGTAACAATGCACGTACATTCGCGGAAAACACTGAGGCACTTGGCATTGACCTGGGCAAGCTCGATCTCGTCGCGATCTCTCATCGGCACGGTGACCACACCAGCGGACTGAACCATCTGCTTAAGCTCAATCCGGCCGTACGCATCTACACGCCCGACGAGCTGTATGGGGTTTTTGGTTCGAGTCTTCCAGGTGTGTTCTATCCACGTTGCCATGCGCTGCCTGCCTATATGCAGTACTATGACGGCAGGCCGCCCGAAACCATTCGCCATGGGACGCCGTGGCCAGACGCGCAATTCACTTGGGTCAAGGAGACTACTGAGATTGCCGCCAATGTTTGGCTCGTTGCCGTGGTGTCGGATGTTCCGGGCACGCGCGAAATGCGAGAACTCTCGCTGGCCCTGCGCACGCCGCGCGGCTTGGTTTTGATAGCCGGCTGTTCACATCCCGGCATTGAAAAGATTCTCGCCGCCTCGCGCTCGATTGAAGATCGCGTGCACTGCATCTTTGGCGGCCTTCATCTCGTTCTCACAAAAGAGCCGGAAATCCGCCGCATCGCCCAGGCCCTGCGCGATGAATGGCGTGTGGAAACCATAGCGCCCGGTCATTGCACTGGTGAACCGGGCTTTGTTGCATTGACCGAAACGTTCGGCGACAAGTATATGTATGCGGGCTTGGGA